Sequence from the Paenibacillus tundrae genome:
GATACCTTCTTCCATTCGCAGTCTACCCAGATCATACGTATCAATTAGACGGGATAACGCATCCATGCCGAATTGCTGCTGGTAGAGGTAAAAGACAATTTCAAATTGATCCTGACTTGTCAGAAGTTCCGGTTCTGCAAAAGGAATAACTTCATCCACATTCGATTTATTCAGTCCTATGCTGCGTGTTAGCAGATCACTTATTAGATTTTTGACATAGGTTTTGTCACTGATACTACCTGAGACACAACCTTTCAGTGCCTTTCGCATTTCAGCTCGCTGATTGATCCTTCTCCGATATTCCTCTTCATGCAATCCAGCATCCGCCAACTGACCATGGCTTAGTTCATGAAGTGAATTTTTCACCTTCTCGGTTAAACTTTCAATCGTGAAGTCGCCCGGTTCAGTCACATCTGTACGTTGTTCTCGATGGTAAGCGCGGTATCTGAAACCTACATAACCAAGACCCGCAACGATAATTAACCCTATACCGATCATGTTCCATAACATTTAGGGTCAGGCACCCCTTTCTAGCCTCTTCAGAGCCGTGCGCATCCCTGCGCCGTCCATTATGAGGCGAGCAAGTTCAGCCATACTTGCTGTGAAGCTTCCTTTTCGAACATTCTTACTGTCACTTAGACCTTCCAAATGTAAATATGCTGCCGCATCACGCCGATTGACCGCATCCAAAAACCCGGTTGTATAAGGAAGAATAGAAATTGAACCCTTGTATCGAAAACGTCTGCGGATGTTGCTTATTGATGCTTTAGCGTTTGGATCATATTTGTTCAACACCAGATGTATCTTCTGATCACTCAAGTGCTTCGGCAAAATATGTTCAAAAAACACTTCTAGCTCTCTCATATTCTGAGATAGGTTCACCACGATATAGTCGGATTGCTCCAGCAATAAGGATTCATTCACGGCTGAGCTACCCGCATCTAGGAGTACCAAATCATAATACTCGTTTGCAACCTGGAGTAAAGTCTTTAACGTTTCCTTGTGTTCCTTAGGAGATCTTTCGATCTGATTAATTCTGCCAGTCAACAGATCCAAACGCTCTTTAAGCAAAGGCTTCGTATAATCACGTAGATTATGCTTACTTAGACTTCCGCTGATGTACAATCGTTCAATTGCATCCCATCCCCCTTCCTCAAACCTAAACAGGGAATCGGCATCCTCAATCTCAGTTGGTGGAAGTGCAGCCTCAATACTGCTCCCCGTCGAACCTGTGTTAACCAACAATATTCTGGTTCTATAGTGGAGCGCCATAGCGTACGCACTTACTAATGCATTTGAAGTCGTGCCAGTCCCCGCAAAAGGGCTCCAAAATGAAATAATACTCATGCCCTCATCCTCTCCGCTTCCTTCATGGTCCGACGGCTATGGACACTTTCCCAACCCGTCAGCTGCTCTACCAGTCGGCATAATGATTTCTTATAGTTTCTAGACAAGGGAGCAAGTAACACGCGGCGATGATGTTCGTTCTCCAATTTCACTG
This genomic interval carries:
- a CDS encoding ParA family protein — protein: MSIISFWSPFAGTGTTSNALVSAYAMALHYRTRILLVNTGSTGSSIEAALPPTEIEDADSLFRFEEGGWDAIERLYISGSLSKHNLRDYTKPLLKERLDLLTGRINQIERSPKEHKETLKTLLQVANEYYDLVLLDAGSSAVNESLLLEQSDYIVVNLSQNMRELEVFFEHILPKHLSDQKIHLVLNKYDPNAKASISNIRRRFRYKGSISILPYTTGFLDAVNRRDAAAYLHLEGLSDSKNVRKGSFTASMAELARLIMDGAGMRTALKRLERGA